From Gammaproteobacteria bacterium, a single genomic window includes:
- a CDS encoding DUF350 domain-containing protein, with product MKTELGMYPTYFSYALLYLAVATLLNFYMRMRERTLSTADSAAGHGGIAFDIRHGAAHLGLAIAMIGVMYSESRGKLIDDLMLSAGYSLLAALFMIVSLEITDKVILPGIRNVKELVNNNLAVAFVEAGALVMTGNIAYASIRGEEGGIVSSISYFLAGQLSIVALVYIYEKLFVRKHDIRASIQSGKLSAGIYLSSKIVAYGLIIQSVIVSSDAAAPLADKMLDFSTAAVAAMIMLYLLEILIDKIILLKTTVTGMLDNDRVGDAVQLALTKIGMAMLLGLIIL from the coding sequence ATGAAAACAGAGCTCGGAATGTACCCAACCTATTTCTCATACGCCCTGCTGTACCTTGCAGTTGCGACGTTGCTGAATTTTTACATGCGCATGCGGGAGCGTACGCTGAGCACCGCCGATTCAGCAGCCGGGCATGGCGGTATCGCCTTTGATATCAGGCATGGCGCCGCCCATCTTGGCCTGGCCATAGCCATGATAGGTGTTATGTATTCCGAATCACGAGGAAAGCTGATAGATGATCTGATGCTGTCCGCAGGCTACAGCCTTTTGGCCGCACTGTTTATGATTGTTTCACTGGAGATAACCGATAAGGTGATCTTGCCGGGAATAAGAAATGTAAAGGAACTAGTAAATAACAATCTCGCCGTCGCATTTGTTGAAGCGGGCGCCCTGGTTATGACCGGCAACATCGCGTACGCCAGTATAAGAGGAGAGGAAGGCGGAATTGTTTCATCGATTTCCTATTTTCTGGCCGGGCAGCTGTCTATAGTGGCCCTTGTATATATTTATGAAAAGCTGTTCGTGCGAAAGCATGATATCAGGGCTAGTATCCAGTCCGGAAAGCTTTCCGCGGGTATCTACCTGTCGAGTAAAATAGTCGCTTACGGTCTGATAATACAGAGCGTTATCGTTTCCAGTGATGCTGCTGCGCCGCTGGCAGACAAGATGCTTGATTTTTCGACCGCGGCAGTTGCAGCCATGATAATGCTTTACTTGCTGGAGATTCTGATTGACAAGATTATCCTGTTAAAGACAACCGTAACCGGCATGCTGGACAACGACCGGGTAGGAGATGCAGTACAGTTGGCACTGACAAAGATCGGCATGGCAATGTTGCTGGGGCTGATAATTCTCTAG
- a CDS encoding polyamine aminopropyltransferase, with amino-acid sequence MTHEARLLPVLLAFCMFSTGASGLVNEYVLATITTYILGNSIEQFSIVIALMMLMMGISGIVQQKLDDTNLVRKFILVEAAMAVLGGYAPVAIYGAYAGLESHFLLVHYFFILAIGFLIGFEIPIVMRIIEQQKVNLKTNLAIVYAMDYVGAFIGAVIWVKFLLRTFPLTEISFIVAGFNFLVAAVTVFYFVFKKVPGLGKMAPLTIMLVTASLAWGYANNREMSDYLEQHFYDDRIIYKKTTRYQHIVITRNENLDETRLYLNGHTQFSSVDEKRYHEMLVHPAMKLSANAENVLILGGGDGLALREVLKYRNTKTISVVDLDPEMIRLASSHEKLTELNRHAFRDARVKALSPGGITDTGVVSMMMEGENEAQQTRVASVTVFNLDADRFLEIDTDISRWEVVIIDLPDPASVELAKLYSKQFYTKLKRKLAPGAIVALQATSPYHAKESYLTVGRTLNAAGLKTVPYHVNVPSFGDWGFYLAWAGDPDIPEVRKRLSAIGKIDVATDYISPEIIAASLVFGNDELRTESDCVNTLMFPCLLSQYIDQGWKIY; translated from the coding sequence GTGACGCACGAAGCTCGATTACTTCCGGTACTGCTGGCATTCTGCATGTTTTCAACAGGTGCATCGGGCCTGGTAAACGAATACGTGCTCGCAACAATAACGACATATATTCTCGGAAATTCAATAGAACAATTTTCAATTGTCATCGCATTGATGATGTTGATGATGGGTATATCCGGCATTGTCCAGCAAAAACTGGATGATACGAACCTTGTCAGAAAATTTATTCTTGTTGAGGCTGCAATGGCCGTTCTCGGTGGTTATGCACCGGTTGCCATCTATGGCGCATATGCGGGCCTTGAGTCACATTTTTTGCTCGTGCACTATTTTTTCATTCTGGCCATCGGCTTCCTCATCGGGTTTGAAATACCGATAGTCATGCGAATAATCGAGCAGCAAAAGGTAAACCTGAAAACAAATCTCGCAATTGTCTATGCAATGGACTACGTTGGCGCGTTCATCGGCGCCGTAATCTGGGTAAAGTTTCTGCTTAGGACGTTCCCGCTCACGGAGATCAGTTTTATTGTTGCCGGGTTCAACTTCCTGGTCGCGGCCGTAACCGTTTTTTATTTTGTCTTCAAGAAAGTACCCGGTCTTGGAAAAATGGCGCCCCTAACGATCATGCTGGTGACCGCCAGCCTCGCCTGGGGTTATGCCAATAACAGGGAAATGAGCGACTACCTGGAACAGCATTTTTACGATGACAGGATAATTTACAAAAAAACCACGCGCTATCAGCATATCGTGATAACACGAAACGAAAACCTGGATGAAACCCGGTTGTACCTGAATGGCCACACGCAATTCTCTTCCGTCGATGAAAAACGGTATCACGAAATGCTGGTTCATCCCGCCATGAAATTGTCTGCAAATGCCGAAAACGTGCTCATCCTGGGAGGCGGAGACGGGCTGGCGTTGAGGGAAGTGCTGAAATACCGAAATACCAAAACCATCAGCGTAGTGGACCTGGACCCCGAAATGATACGCCTGGCATCCAGTCACGAAAAACTGACCGAGCTGAACCGGCACGCGTTCAGGGATGCGCGGGTCAAGGCGTTGTCACCGGGAGGAATTACCGATACCGGTGTAGTCAGTATGATGATGGAAGGGGAGAATGAAGCACAACAGACTCGCGTAGCGAGCGTGACAGTCTTTAATCTCGATGCAGACCGGTTCCTGGAAATTGATACGGACATCAGCCGATGGGAGGTGGTCATTATTGACCTGCCCGATCCAGCCTCGGTAGAGTTGGCCAAGCTGTACAGCAAGCAATTTTACACCAAGCTCAAACGTAAGCTGGCGCCCGGAGCAATCGTGGCGTTGCAGGCGACATCGCCCTACCATGCCAAGGAGTCGTATCTGACGGTAGGTCGTACGCTGAATGCAGCCGGGCTCAAAACAGTTCCCTATCATGTTAATGTGCCATCATTCGGGGACTGGGGGTTTTACCTCGCGTGGGCCGGAGATCCGGATATTCCCGAGGTAAGAAAACGACTTTCAGCCATCGGTAAAATTGATGTGGCTACCGATTATATCTCACCGGAGATTATCGCCGCCTCCCTGGTTTTCGGTAATGATGAATTGAGAACAGAGTCGGACTGCGTCAATACGTTGATGTTTCCTTGCCTGTTGAGCCAGTATATTGACCAAGGCTGGAAGATTTACTGA
- a CDS encoding fibronectin type III domain-containing protein: MLMAGLGGTSSLLLIGLVGLSPSRRQRVMQVGVIIAVIGLSACSKEGDTTVVNQVVPPATASHTVTGLNPGTTYYWKVTANDGRGGVTDSVVWSFTTAP; encoded by the coding sequence ATGTTGATGGCAGGATTAGGCGGGACTTCGAGCCTGTTACTCATCGGCCTGGTTGGCCTGTCACCGTCACGCCGGCAACGGGTCATGCAAGTCGGTGTGATCATTGCGGTCATTGGCTTAAGCGCCTGCAGCAAGGAAGGGGATACGACCGTGGTGAACCAGGTGGTGCCACCGGCTACCGCCAGCCACACGGTCACCGGCCTGAACCCGGGTACCACCTATTACTGGAAGGTCACCGCCAATGATGGCCGGGGTGGCGTTACCGATAGCGTGGTCTGGAGTTTTACCACGGCGCCCTAA
- a CDS encoding L-threonylcarbamoyladenylate synthase has product MPPPLSPRTKKYKNCCNLFVKPDRIQQAVQHIAKGGIVAYPTEGVFGLGCDPCNVKAVKHLLRIKRRPASKGLILIASDPEQLKPFVETIPAKALATWPGPVTWILPARSSTPRWLTGKHDSIAVRVTAHPIAAALCKAYGGALVSTSANRSGQQPALTFRDACRRFNTQEVLVIPGQVQTPNRPSTIMDGKSDYRLR; this is encoded by the coding sequence ATGCCGCCGCCGTTATCGCCAAGAACGAAGAAGTACAAAAACTGCTGTAACCTGTTCGTGAAACCCGACCGGATTCAACAAGCAGTCCAGCACATTGCAAAGGGCGGCATTGTTGCCTACCCCACGGAAGGGGTATTCGGTCTGGGTTGCGACCCGTGCAACGTCAAGGCAGTCAAACACCTGCTGCGTATCAAGCGGCGTCCTGCCAGCAAGGGATTAATTCTCATTGCCAGTGATCCCGAGCAACTCAAACCATTTGTAGAAACCATTCCTGCCAAGGCCCTGGCCACCTGGCCTGGACCGGTGACCTGGATCCTGCCTGCCAGATCCTCAACACCGCGCTGGCTTACCGGCAAACACGATTCCATCGCTGTGCGCGTCACCGCCCACCCCATCGCCGCTGCTTTGTGTAAAGCGTATGGCGGCGCCCTTGTCTCCACCTCCGCCAATCGAAGTGGCCAGCAACCGGCACTGACGTTTCGTGATGCCTGTCGAAGATTCAATACTCAGGAAGTTTTGGTGATACCCGGCCAAGTACAAACTCCAAATAGACCTTCCACCATCATGGATGGTAAATCAGACTATCGTCTTAGATAA
- the purE gene encoding 5-(carboxyamino)imidazole ribonucleotide mutase, with protein sequence MSKPFVAVLMGSDSDLKTMTKCIEVLKSFGIQHEVRITSAHRTPAATHTYVTDAEARGCMVFIAAAGLAAHLAGAVAGLTTRPVIGVPMDAGPLDGMDALLSTAMMPGGVPVATVAIGSAGAKNAGYLAAQILGVADADMAAKVKAEREANAAAVIAKNEEVQKLL encoded by the coding sequence ATGAGCAAACCGTTTGTTGCCGTACTGATGGGATCGGACTCTGATCTCAAGACCATGACCAAGTGTATCGAGGTATTGAAAAGCTTCGGTATTCAACACGAAGTACGTATTACTTCTGCGCATCGCACACCGGCCGCCACTCACACCTATGTAACTGACGCTGAAGCCCGCGGCTGCATGGTCTTCATTGCCGCTGCCGGCCTGGCCGCGCATCTTGCCGGTGCCGTTGCCGGCCTGACCACACGCCCGGTTATCGGTGTGCCCATGGACGCCGGTCCGCTGGATGGTATGGATGCACTGCTGTCTACCGCCATGATGCCCGGCGGTGTACCGGTTGCGACTGTTGCCATTGGCAGCGCCGGTGCCAAGAATGCCGGTTACCTGGCGGCGCAGATTCTTGGCGTGGCTGACGCCGACATGGCCGCAAAGGTGAAGGCAGAGCGCGAAGCCAATGCCGCCGCCGTTATCGCCAAGAACGAAGAAGTACAAAAACTGCTGTAA